The Akkermansia muciniphila genome includes the window GTGGGGGCCGCCCGGCTGCGGAAAAACCACGCTGGCGCGCATCCTGGCCACGCGCACGTCCATGCACTTCGTCGCGCTCTCCGCCGTCTTCTCCGGCATGGCGGATCTGAGGAAAGCCTTTGACGAGGCCGCCAAACGACGGGAATACGGCCAGGGAACCCTCCTCTTCGTGGATGAAATCCACCGGTTCAACCGCGCCCAGCAGGACGGCTTCCTGCCATACGTGGAAAACGGAACCGTCACGCTCGTGGGCGCCACCACGGAAAACCCCTCCTTTGAACTGAACAGCGCCCTTCTCTCCCGCTGCAAGGTCTTCGTCATGCATTCCCTGGACGCTCCGGCGCTGGAAAGCATCATTGAGCGGGCGGAATCCCTTCTCCAGCGCAAGCTGCCGCTCGCCCCGGAAGCGCGCGCCACCCTCATTGAACTGGCGGACGGAGACGGCCGCTACCTGATCAACCTGATGGAAAGCGTCTTTGACCTCTGCAAGCCTGACGAAACGCTGGACACGGCCGCCCTGCTGAAAATCGTCCAGCAGCGCGCCCCGGTTTACGACAAGGACCGGGAGGGCCACTACAACCTCATCAGCGCCCTGCACAAGTCCCTGCGCGGCTCAGATACGGACGCCGCCCTGTACTGGGCCGCGCGCATGCTCCAGGGCGGGGAAGACCCGCTCTACCTGCTGCGCCGCCTGACCCGCTTCGCCATGGAGGACATCAGCCTGGCGGACCCCGCCGCGCTGCAAATGGCCATTGCCGCGTGGGACACCTATGAACGCCTGGGCTCTCCGGAAGGAGAGCTGGCGATCGCGGAACTGGTCATCTATCTGGGCTGCGCCCCCAAATCCAACAGCGCCTACACCGCCTGGGGAGCGGCCCGGAAGGCGGCCAGGGAATACGGCTCCCTGATGCCTCCGGCGCACATCCTGAACGCGCCCACCAAACTGATGAAGGAACTGGGCTACGGGAAGGATTACGCGTACGACCACGACGCTCCGGACGCCTTCTCCGGGCAGAACTACTTTCCGGACAAGATGCCCCGCCGCCAGTTCTACAAGCCGCCGGAACGGGGCTTTGAGCGGGAAATCAACAAGCGGCTGGCATACTGGGACAAACTGCGCCGCCAGCGGGCGGAAGAGGATTCCGGCAGCTCCGGCACGCGGAGGGGCCGGAAAAAGCCCCCCGCTCCGGAGGAACAGGCCCCCTCATGAGGCATCCGCCGGCCACACGGCCACTTCCGCAATCCCCTGCCCCGGCGACAGCCGGATGCGGACATACCTGGCCTTCGCCTCCCCGGAGCACGCGGCGGTCAATCCGGCCCCGTCCTTCAGAAGAACGGTTTTCACATCCTTCCAGGTCTTGCCGTCTTTGCTGA containing:
- a CDS encoding replication-associated recombination protein A, translated to MMNTMKKDDTPGLFAAFADRPLADRLRPAALEEIVGQDHLLGEGGPIRLMADSGKLTSFVLWGPPGCGKTTLARILATRTSMHFVALSAVFSGMADLRKAFDEAAKRREYGQGTLLFVDEIHRFNRAQQDGFLPYVENGTVTLVGATTENPSFELNSALLSRCKVFVMHSLDAPALESIIERAESLLQRKLPLAPEARATLIELADGDGRYLINLMESVFDLCKPDETLDTAALLKIVQQRAPVYDKDREGHYNLISALHKSLRGSDTDAALYWAARMLQGGEDPLYLLRRLTRFAMEDISLADPAALQMAIAAWDTYERLGSPEGELAIAELVIYLGCAPKSNSAYTAWGAARKAAREYGSLMPPAHILNAPTKLMKELGYGKDYAYDHDAPDAFSGQNYFPDKMPRRQFYKPPERGFEREINKRLAYWDKLRRQRAEEDSGSSGTRRGRKKPPAPEEQAPS